The following proteins come from a genomic window of Pirellulales bacterium:
- a CDS encoding sugar phosphate isomerase/epimerase, with protein sequence MLVAASTECFPDLSHEEALQRLVDLEFTNVEIAIKEAGKQLKPSQVLADLERAVAVCRDTHRLTPVAYDVDIAPGDDYYKQFAACCRLAKATKVVTITVPGAELGTPFNAEIERLRELVSIASGDGVLVGVKTEVGRITQDPDTAIVLCGNVKGLGITLDPSHFIFGPHKGANYEHVFKHVYHVHLRDTRKDAFQVRVGQGEIEYGRLVTQLSMVHYQRALSVCIKPMAEVDHVGELRKMRLLLESLQ encoded by the coding sequence GTGTTAGTCGCCGCATCCACCGAATGTTTTCCGGATTTGTCCCACGAGGAAGCGCTGCAGCGGCTCGTGGATTTGGAATTCACGAACGTCGAAATCGCGATCAAAGAGGCCGGCAAACAACTGAAGCCGTCGCAGGTTCTGGCCGATTTGGAACGGGCCGTGGCCGTCTGCCGCGACACGCACCGGCTCACTCCCGTGGCCTACGATGTCGACATCGCGCCAGGCGACGATTACTACAAGCAATTCGCCGCCTGCTGCCGGTTGGCCAAAGCCACCAAGGTGGTGACGATCACCGTGCCCGGGGCCGAGCTTGGCACGCCCTTCAATGCCGAAATCGAACGCCTCCGCGAATTGGTGTCGATCGCTTCGGGCGACGGCGTGTTGGTGGGCGTGAAAACCGAGGTCGGCCGAATCACGCAAGATCCCGACACGGCAATCGTCCTCTGCGGCAATGTGAAAGGCTTGGGCATCACCCTGGATCCGAGCCATTTCATCTTCGGTCCGCACAAGGGAGCCAACTACGAACACGTGTTCAAGCACGTTTACCATGTCCACCTCCGCGACACCCGCAAAGATGCTTTTCAGGTTCGTGTCGGCCAGGGGGAGATCGAATACGGCCGGCTCGTGACCCAGCTCAGCATGGTCCACTACCAGCGGGCCCTTTCGGTGTGCATCAAGCCGATGGCGGAGGTCGACCACGTCGGCGAACTGCGCAAGATGCGGCTCCTGCTCGAAAGCCTACAGTAG